Proteins encoded by one window of Lepeophtheirus salmonis chromosome 3, UVic_Lsal_1.4, whole genome shotgun sequence:
- the REPTOR-BP gene encoding uncharacterized protein REPTOR-BP — protein sequence MAFVNPSSSTVNFEDLFDFSPETSTQHQIHLPDPFDSSSYQLPVKNPNFSNSQPAALSSSLPSNWKEVGFHSKGVRELLEDLPEVITENYSSSLREESALLTSSQPVATRSKRGRKPGQKNLITDMKSKLERSRQSARECRARKKLRYQYLDDLILERDKANVSLREELYNYQKWCHEIDKGNIPEELEEFLRQEASGGS from the coding sequence ATGGCATTCGTGAACCCCTCTAGTTCTACTGTTAATTTTGAAGATCTTTTCGACTTCTCCCCTGAGACCAGCACTCAGCATCAGATCCACCTCCCGGATCCATTTGATTCTTCCTCTTATCAACTCCCTGTCAAAAATCCAAACTTCTCCAACAGTCAACCTGCTGCCTTGTCTTCAAGTCTTCCTTCCAATTGGAAAGAAGTAGGGTTTCACTCAAAAGGTGTACGGGAGCTATTGGAGGATCTCCCTGAGGTCATAACGGAGAACTACTCCTCCTCCCTTCGCGAAGAATCTGCTTTACTAACTTCTTCTCAGCCAGTCGCTACACGTTCCAAAAGGGGACGTAAACCAGggcaaaaaaatctaataaccGATATGAAAAGTAAATTAGAAAGAAGCCGACAAAGTGCTCGAGAATGCCGAGCAAGGAAAAAGCTTCGCTATCAATATCTGGACGACTTGATTCTTGAAAGAGACAAGGCAAACGTGTCTCTGAGAGAAGAGttgtataattatcaaaaatggtGTCATGAAATTGATAAGGGAAATATTCCTGAGGAACTCGAAGAGTTTTTGAGACAAGAAGCGTCTGGTGGCTCATAA